The sequence ACGGCACCGGGGTGCAGAAGCGGCACATCGTGCAGCCTCTGGAGCAGGCGCTCTCTCACCCTGGTCTCGAGATCCGAAATAGAATTTACGAACGGGAGGCCAAGCGCCGGGTGCCGCCGGTGATACGGCAGGCGCTGGAGAACGCCGAGCTCACGGCGCGGGACATCGACGCCATCATCTTCGTCTCGTGCACCGGCTTCATGATGCCGTCTATGACGGCCCATCTGATCAACGCCATGGGCTTCCGGCACGACACGCGGCAGATCCCGATGGCGCAGCTCGGCTGCGCGGCCGGGGCGGCGGCCATCAACCGCGCGCACGACTTCTGCGCGGCTCACCCGCAGGCCAACGCGCTCATCGTGGCCTGCGAGTTCTGCTCCCTCTGCTACCAGCCGACGGACGATGACGTCGGATCGCTCCTGTCCGACGGCCTCTTCGGGGACGCGGTGGGCGCTGTCGTCGTCCGGGGCAGCGGAGGCACCGGCATCCGGCTGGAGCGGAACGAGGCGTATCTCATCCCGGACACCGAGGAGTGGATCTCGTACGCCGTCAAGGACACCGGGTTTCACTTCCGGCTCGACAAGCGGGTCCCCGGGACTATGAAGCCCCTCGCCCCCGTGATGCGCCGGCTCGTCGCGAGCCACGGCTGGGACGTGGGCAACCTCGACTTCTACATCGTCCACGCGGGCGGTCCGCGCATCCTCAACGATCTGTGCAAGTACCTGGAGGTGCCCCAGGAGGCGTTCCGGTACAGCAGGGCCACGCTGACGGAGTACGGCAACATCGCGAGCGCGGTGGTGCTCGACTCCCTAGGACGCCTGTTCGCGGACAGGCCGATGCCCGACGGCGCGCGCGGCGTGATCGCGGGGTTCGGCCCGGGGATCACGGCGGAGATGGCCGTCGGTTCCTGGGTGAACGATCACGGCCAGAGCAGGGGCGGAGGGCGTTCGTCCGCCGCCGCGTGACAGCGGCCCTGTCGCTCCTGCCATGTAAATCGTGTGAGAAGAGGAAGGGAAGGCTGATGACCAACGCATCGCTGAAAACTCCATCGCTGAGGTTCGCGCTCGGAGGCGACCGTCCCGTCTGCCGCATGGGCTATGGCGCCATGTACCTGACCGGGCCGGGCTACTGGGGGCCGCCGGCCGACCCGGACGCGGCCGTCCGGCTCCTGC comes from Sorangium aterium and encodes:
- a CDS encoding type III polyketide synthase, with the protein product MATLCRPEVAVPEFIITREDTLKLAERLHARNPQLKLVLRLINGTGVQKRHIVQPLEQALSHPGLEIRNRIYEREAKRRVPPVIRQALENAELTARDIDAIIFVSCTGFMMPSMTAHLINAMGFRHDTRQIPMAQLGCAAGAAAINRAHDFCAAHPQANALIVACEFCSLCYQPTDDDVGSLLSDGLFGDAVGAVVVRGSGGTGIRLERNEAYLIPDTEEWISYAVKDTGFHFRLDKRVPGTMKPLAPVMRRLVASHGWDVGNLDFYIVHAGGPRILNDLCKYLEVPQEAFRYSRATLTEYGNIASAVVLDSLGRLFADRPMPDGARGVIAGFGPGITAEMAVGSWVNDHGQSRGGGRSSAAA